From Choloepus didactylus isolate mChoDid1 chromosome 19, mChoDid1.pri, whole genome shotgun sequence, one genomic window encodes:
- the LOC119516079 gene encoding cytochrome c oxidase subunit 4 isoform 2, mitochondrial isoform X3 yields MLSRATWSLALRKGGLEVRGTHSAGGTARSEGKMPPYTSYHAQRSYPMPDEPFCTELSAEQRALKEKEKGSWTQLSHAEKVALYRLQYHETFAEMNRPSNEWKTVMGCVFFFFGVSALLIWWQRVYVPSLQCSPRSPSP; encoded by the exons aTGCTCTCCAGAGCCACCTGGAGCCTGGCGTTGAGGAAAGGAGGACTGGAAGTGCGAGGGACACACAGCGCAGGAGGCACTG CCCGCAGCGAGGGGAAGATGCCCCCCTACACCAGCTACCACGCCCAGCGCTCCTACCCCATGCCAGATGAGCCCTTCTGCACAGAGCTGAGCGCTGAGCAGCGGGCcctgaaggagaaggagaagggcaGCTGGACCCAGCTGAGCCATGCCGAGAAGGTGGCCT TGTACCGGCTGCAGTACCACGAGACCTTTGCAGAGATGAACCGTCCCTCCAACGAGTGGAAGACGGTGATGGGCTGTGTCTTCTTCTTCTTTGGAGTCTCAGCTCTCCTGATTTGGTGGCAGCGGGTCTATG TCCCCTCCCTGCAGTGTTCCCCAAGAAGCCCATCACCCTGA
- the LOC119516079 gene encoding cytochrome c oxidase subunit 4 isoform 2, mitochondrial isoform X2, translated as MLSRATWSLALRKGGLEVRGTHSAGGTARSEGKMPPYTSYHAQRSYPMPDEPFCTELSAEQRALKEKEKGSWTQLSHAEKVALYRLQYHETFAEMNRPSNEWKTVMGCVFFFFGVSALLIWWQRVYVFPKKPITLTDEWKAKQLQRILDMKGNPVQGLASRWDYDKKEWKK; from the exons aTGCTCTCCAGAGCCACCTGGAGCCTGGCGTTGAGGAAAGGAGGACTGGAAGTGCGAGGGACACACAGCGCAGGAGGCACTG CCCGCAGCGAGGGGAAGATGCCCCCCTACACCAGCTACCACGCCCAGCGCTCCTACCCCATGCCAGATGAGCCCTTCTGCACAGAGCTGAGCGCTGAGCAGCGGGCcctgaaggagaaggagaagggcaGCTGGACCCAGCTGAGCCATGCCGAGAAGGTGGCCT TGTACCGGCTGCAGTACCACGAGACCTTTGCAGAGATGAACCGTCCCTCCAACGAGTGGAAGACGGTGATGGGCTGTGTCTTCTTCTTCTTTGGAGTCTCAGCTCTCCTGATTTGGTGGCAGCGGGTCTATG TGTTCCCCAAGAAGCCCATCACCCTGACGGACGAGTGGAAGGCCAAGCAGCTGCAGCGCATCCTGGACATGAAGGGCAACCCCGTGCAAGGCCTGGCCTCTCGGTGGGACTATGACAAGAAGGAGTGGAAGAAGTGA
- the LOC119516079 gene encoding cytochrome c oxidase subunit 4 isoform 2, mitochondrial isoform X1, with protein sequence MLSRATWSLALRKGGLEVRGTHSAGGTARSEGKMPPYTSYHAQRSYPMPDEPFCTELSAEQRALKEKEKGSWTQLSHAEKERPRLPGTKSWPGIPGVDAPEAPSLRPPASSVPAAVPRDLCRDEPSLQRVEDGDGLCLLLLWSLSSPDLVAAGLCPLPAVFPKKPITLTDEWKAKQLQRILDMKGNPVQGLASRWDYDKKEWKK encoded by the exons aTGCTCTCCAGAGCCACCTGGAGCCTGGCGTTGAGGAAAGGAGGACTGGAAGTGCGAGGGACACACAGCGCAGGAGGCACTG CCCGCAGCGAGGGGAAGATGCCCCCCTACACCAGCTACCACGCCCAGCGCTCCTACCCCATGCCAGATGAGCCCTTCTGCACAGAGCTGAGCGCTGAGCAGCGGGCcctgaaggagaaggagaagggcaGCTGGACCCAGCTGAGCCATGCCGAGAAG GAGAGGCCAAGGCTCCCTGGGACCAAGAGTTGGCCCGGGATCCCCGGAGTGGATGCACCTGAGGCCCCCTCTCTGCGCCCACCTGCCTCCAGTGTACCGGCTGCAGTACCACGAGACCTTTGCAGAGATGAACCGTCCCTCCAACGAGTGGAAGACGGTGATGGGCTGTGTCTTCTTCTTCTTTGGAGTCTCAGCTCTCCTGATTTGGTGGCAGCGGGTCTATG TCCCCTCCCTGCAGTGTTCCCCAAGAAGCCCATCACCCTGACGGACGAGTGGAAGGCCAAGCAGCTGCAGCGCATCCTGGACATGAAGGGCAACCCCGTGCAAGGCCTGGCCTCTCGGTGGGACTATGACAAGAAGGAGTGGAAGAAGTGA